GGGCCGTTTATTCCGTGTGAATCACTTACTATCAGTATCTTCATGAGTTTTCCTTATCAGATGAAATAGAAGTCCGTATCCCATCCCGGGATGCATCTTGTGTGGCGCATACAGATCTTATAATCGTCCCTTATCTCCATAACTTTTTTAACGATCGCGAAAACATCCTCACTGCGGTGATAGCATGCGATCTTCATCAGGGGACGGTCTCTCCTGATGGTTTCCTTAGCGCCTTCGATCGCTTCAGATTCTGATCCTTCGACATCAAACTTAATAAAACTGACGTTATCAAGAGACAGAGAATCAACCGTTACGACATCTATGTCTATTGTCTTCTTCAGTTCAACATTGCTTGCCTGAAGAGCCCTCGTGCCCCTGCCTCTGGAAGCTGACACCTGTTCTGTGCCGACATGGCTTCCTACAAGCGCATTGACACATGTGATGTCGCTCCCAAGCGTTTCCGCGCACTCTTTAAGCTTCTTAAATGAGTGGCGCTCAGGCTCAACTGCAACGGCCTTTGTAAGGCACGGGAACTTATTAAGATATCTGGTGATCGTATCGCCGTAGTAAGCGCCCAGATCCACAAAGCAGCCTTCAGAAAGGTTTTCAAGCAAAGAGAATTCATCGTCAGGATCAGATTCTGCTTTTTCGAGATAAGAGATGTCACCTGTAAGCTTGTAGCTTATGTAATTCTCATAGCAAATGCGTGAAGTCTCATCAGACAGATTCTTGTAAACGTCTTCGATAAGGTCTTTGTTGGACTCAAAGTACTTACGCGTGAATAAGACATTTCCATACACGGGAACATCAGGAACATAGAGTTCTCTTTCAGACTTGATCT
The window above is part of the Ruminococcaceae bacterium R-25 genome. Proteins encoded here:
- a CDS encoding FkbM family methyltransferase — translated: MPSVKDLNFAFVTLNTDKKAQMLHSAQKFFHWFILGLMDISKIKTDLWEYLAKERRPIALYGTGDGADKIIAVLEKYSLKDLVVAVFASDGFVRDRMFHEYKVISYSECCEKYGSADFIVLVCFGSSRPEVLEQVAKIKSERELYVPDVPVYGNVLFTRKYFESNKDLIEDVYKNLSDETSRICYENYISYKLTGDISYLEKAESDPDDEFSLLENLSEGCFVDLGAYYGDTITRYLNKFPCLTKAVAVEPERHSFKKLKECAETLGSDITCVNALVGSHVGTEQVSASRGRGTRALQASNVELKKTIDIDVVTVDSLSLDNVSFIKFDVEGSESEAIEGAKETIRRDRPLMKIACYHRSEDVFAIVKKVMEIRDDYKICMRHTRCIPGWDTDFYFI